CGATGCCGAAGATCTGATTCAGCAGGCCTGTTTGAAGGTGTTAAGTCAACGGGGGACATTGGTCGGTAAAAGTTATCTGTTTGCGGCAATTCGAAATTTGTTTTATGACAGTTTGCGAAAACGCCAGCGGATCGAAAATGAACCACTCTCCAGTGAATCAGTGGCAGATACTGCCACTTCGCATACAAATATCGTTGAGCAAAAAATTGATCTGGCAGAAATTCTGTCATGCCTGCGCGTAGAAGAACGCGAAGTATTATTTCTGCAGGTTGTGGAAGGTTATACAGCCCAGGAGATCAGCACGCTGACACAGCAGCCGCGTGGAACGGTGTTGAGTCTGCTTTCCAGAGCCAGGCAGCGTATCCAGCAACGTT
This genomic interval from Gimesia alba contains the following:
- a CDS encoding RNA polymerase sigma factor; the protein is MPENQRSDDRQLIQSGYRYAVSLSHNRHDAEDLIQQACLKVLSQRGTLVGKSYLFAAIRNLFYDSLRKRQRIENEPLSSESVADTATSHTNIVEQKIDLAEILSCLRVEEREVLFLQVVEGYTAQEISTLTQQPRGTVLSLLSRARQRIQQRYDLDQILESK